A section of the Festucalex cinctus isolate MCC-2025b chromosome 7, RoL_Fcin_1.0, whole genome shotgun sequence genome encodes:
- the clk2b gene encoding dual specificity protein kinase CLK2b isoform X1, with the protein MFYYPAVLKRGTGCFSTVWLAATRGITVPRREFLKVNVKSTCDDIINYILVKVPPPHANLPRPRFSLYLSSQLQYGVVVVFHRQCVIFLKELQDIVNQLLKKSRSKELDLKDPGRQVTDLQPLLDEIDGVLDPLFGEMDQFRPSPSALMQMEEIPEQRASSAEREPTPARSASPMSRITASSEDITMKEPTDILVPEFSGQDLDDNVEETLEALLAQTDNILTDLLRPEEAPTAEAEVEGAPARQPTPATEATATALEAGPTTVSSRDQDLILPPQDETPGMPRPIAHEGTPVGAPPPVSSSRTAAAQEPAVAGTEGAPHPEETEPKRKKRRTVGRQLIFFDPNTQIPHEELQQQIRDPLLETRHRPFLPPESHRLKTARELLSAPCVALPEDLLFLWTQASAIAPIDDTQLPPSGGGVESSSSEEGRQVEPDSSAAEVPRDGAEADVVQVSDIGSLPLEASGQRESSREVSPLLPQDQESWSRSGVKLPDVAEMPEGLPEEFVGLEEKTLLFHSLLPPEADRRSVSNLFQNLLDILATGKICADQEEPYGDIVIQPGPNYNV; encoded by the exons ATGTTTTACTACCCCGCTGTTTTAAAACGAGGCACTGGTTGCTTCTCGACCGTCTg GCTGGCTGCAACAAGGGGCATCACCGTTCCTCGCAGGGAATTTCTGAAAGTCAACGTTAAGAGCACCTG cgatgacatcatcaactACATCCTGGtgaaagtcccgcctcctcatGCCAACCTGCCACGGCCTCGCTTCTCCCTCTACCTGTCCTCCCAGCTCCAGTATGGCGTGGTCGTGGTCTTTCACCGCCAGTGTGTCATCTTTCTGA AGGAGCTTCAGGACATTGTGAACCAGCTGCTGAAGAAAAGCAGGTCCAAGGAGCTCGACTTGAAGGATCCGGGCAG ACAAGTGACGGACCTTCAGCCTCTCCTGGATGAGATCGATGGGGTGCTGGACCCTCTGTTTGGAGAGATGGACCAGTTCAGGCCCAGTCCTAGCGCTCTGATGCAG ATGGAGGAAATCCCTGAGCAACGAGCCTCTTCTGCAGAGCGCGAACCCACCCCGGCCCGCTCCGCTTCACCAATGAGCA GAATCACCGCATCTTCAGAAGACATCACCATGAAAGAGCCGACTGACATCTTAGTGCCCGAG TTTTCCGGCCAAGATCTGGATGACAACGTTGAAGAAACACTTGAAGCTCTGCTGGCCCAGACTGACAACATCCTGACCG ATCTGTTAAGGCCTGAGGAGGCGCCAACAGCGGAAGCCGAGGTTGAGGGGGCGCCAGCGAGGCAGCCAACCCCTGCGACAGAGGCCACGGCGACTGCTCTCGA GGCGGGTCCCACCACTGTGTCCAGTCGGGACCAGGACCTCATTTTGCCTCCCCAGGATGAGACCCCGGGGATGCCTCGGCCCATTGCTCACGAAGGGACGCCCGTCGGTGCCCCCCCGCCAGTCTCGTCGTCtcggacggcggcggcgcaggaGCCAGCGGTTGCGGGGACAGAG GGTGCGCCCCACCCAGAGGAGACGGAGccgaagaggaagaagaggaggacggTGGGGAGGCAGCTGATCTTCTTCGACCCCAACACGCAGATTCCACATGAGGAGCTGCAGCAGCAGATCAGGGACCCCCTGCTGGAAACCAGGCATCGGCCCTTCCTGCCCCCCGAGTCGCACAGGCTGAAAACTGCTCGGGAGCTTCTCAGCGCGCCTTGCGTCG CCTTACCCGaagatttgctgtttttatggaCACAAGCCTCCGCCATCGCGCCCATCGACGACACCCAGCTACCACCCAGTGGCGGAGGCGTGGAGTCCAGTAGTTCTGAGGAAGGCCGTCAGGTGGAGCCTGACAGCAGCGCTGCCGAG GTGCCGAGAGATGGCGCAGAAGCGGACGTGGTTCAGGTGTCAG atATTGGTTCACTTCCACTGGAGGCATCTGGTCAGCGGGAATCCTCTCGCGAGGTCTCCCCCTTGCTCCCCCAAGATCAAGaaag CTGGTCCCGATCCGGCGTCAAACTGCCGGATGTCGCTGAAATGCCAGAAGGGTTGCCAGAGGAATTTGTTGG GCTGGAGGAGAAAACTCTGCTTTTTCACTCACTCCTCCCGCCAGAGGCCGACCGCAGGAGTGTCAGCAACCTTTTCCAGAATCTCCTTG ACATTTTGGCGACCGGCAAGATTTGTGCGGATCAAGAGGAGCCATACGGGGACATTGTGATCCAGCCCGGTCCCAACTACAATGTGTAG